In Ruania zhangjianzhongii, the following proteins share a genomic window:
- a CDS encoding ABC transporter ATP-binding protein, producing the protein MTEAGTSAEVVRVDNVTRSFGGLQAVAGVSLQIAPGETYGLLGPNGAGKTTTISMIAGLLAPDSGSVSLLGEPMGPRHVAIRSRIGLVPQDLALYPDLKGRENLRYFGALQNLRGSELRARVDEVLEVVGLADRAKDPVKEYSGGMKRRLNIAAGLLHRPALLILDEPTVGVDPQSRNAILESVEAPLR; encoded by the coding sequence ATGACAGAAGCCGGGACCAGCGCCGAGGTGGTGCGCGTGGACAACGTCACGCGCTCGTTCGGCGGCCTGCAGGCCGTGGCCGGAGTCTCGCTGCAGATCGCCCCGGGGGAGACGTACGGGCTGCTCGGCCCGAACGGTGCCGGTAAGACCACCACGATCTCGATGATCGCCGGTCTGCTCGCCCCGGACTCCGGCAGCGTGTCCCTGCTGGGTGAGCCGATGGGTCCCCGGCACGTGGCGATCCGGTCCCGGATCGGGCTGGTGCCGCAGGACCTTGCCCTCTACCCGGACCTGAAGGGCCGGGAGAACCTGCGCTACTTCGGGGCGCTGCAGAACCTGCGCGGCAGCGAGCTGCGAGCCCGGGTGGACGAGGTGCTCGAGGTGGTGGGGCTCGCGGACCGCGCCAAGGACCCGGTGAAGGAGTACTCCGGAGGGATGAAGCGACGGCTGAACATCGCCGCCGGGCTGTTGCACCGGCCCGCGCTGCTCATCCTGGACGAGCCCACCGTGGGCGTGGACCCGCAGTCCCGGAACGCGATCCTGGAGTCGGTCGAAGCCCCTCTCCGGTGA
- a CDS encoding ABC transporter permease, translating to MSAAWAVATVELRRFLRDRSNIFFTFIFPFMLVVVIGAQFGGGASNGRVVLTDDSSALGQRIAAELTERDLTVEVSSADDARETLARGRADVGVLIDADDAAAFDTGEPVQLEMISAASSNASAVAQLVQTGVDELDREQAGVAALTDAGVGQEDAAAAWQDAEEQVPPADLEVVDVDEVSQAFAGVTGFDVGASSQALLFVFLTALAGSATLIDARRNRVIARTLAAPVSVVSVVAGQVFGRWVIALFQGVYVMAGTTVLFGVSWGNIWLCVLVLAVFAAVAAGAAMTIGSLLDNEGAASGFGVGIALVLAALGGCMVPQEIFPASLQFVSSFTPHGWAYRAFAEIQRHDGGLGDILGPLAVLVAMAVAVLLLGSLLLRRSIARAL from the coding sequence ATGAGCGCGGCGTGGGCGGTGGCGACAGTGGAGCTGCGCCGATTCCTGCGGGACCGGTCGAACATCTTCTTCACCTTCATCTTCCCGTTCATGCTGGTGGTGGTGATCGGCGCTCAGTTCGGGGGCGGCGCCAGCAACGGCCGAGTGGTCCTCACTGACGACTCCAGCGCTCTCGGGCAGCGCATCGCCGCCGAACTGACCGAGCGGGACCTCACCGTGGAGGTCAGCTCAGCCGACGACGCTCGGGAGACGCTCGCGCGCGGTCGGGCCGATGTAGGTGTGCTGATCGACGCCGACGATGCCGCTGCCTTCGATACCGGTGAGCCGGTGCAGCTGGAGATGATCTCGGCGGCATCCAGCAATGCCTCGGCCGTGGCCCAGCTGGTACAGACCGGGGTGGACGAGCTGGACCGTGAGCAGGCCGGAGTCGCGGCCCTGACGGACGCGGGGGTGGGCCAGGAAGATGCTGCGGCGGCGTGGCAGGACGCCGAGGAGCAGGTGCCACCGGCGGACCTGGAGGTGGTGGATGTCGATGAGGTCAGTCAGGCGTTCGCCGGCGTGACCGGGTTCGACGTCGGGGCCTCGTCCCAGGCGCTGCTGTTCGTGTTCCTGACCGCCCTGGCCGGCTCGGCAACGCTGATCGATGCCCGGCGGAACCGAGTGATCGCCCGGACCCTCGCCGCGCCGGTGTCGGTGGTCTCCGTGGTGGCCGGTCAGGTATTCGGCCGATGGGTCATCGCGTTGTTCCAAGGGGTCTACGTGATGGCCGGCACCACTGTGCTGTTCGGGGTGAGCTGGGGGAACATCTGGTTGTGCGTGCTGGTGCTGGCCGTGTTCGCGGCGGTGGCAGCCGGAGCAGCGATGACCATCGGATCCCTGCTGGACAACGAAGGTGCAGCCTCCGGGTTCGGGGTGGGGATCGCCCTGGTACTGGCGGCGCTCGGCGGCTGCATGGTGCCGCAGGAGATCTTCCCGGCGTCGTTGCAGTTCGTCTCCTCGTTCACCCCGCACGGCTGGGCCTATCGGGCGTTTGCGGAGATCCAGCGTCACGACGGTGGCCTCGGCGACATCCTCGGCCCGCTCGCAGTGCTGGTGGCGATGGCGGTCGCCGTGCTGCTGCTGGGCAGCCTGCTGCTGCGGCGGAGTATCGCCCGGGCGCTGTAG
- a CDS encoding ArsR/SmtB family transcription factor, with translation MTIGTAPELLADALSGCCNPAQQPLTDEHAELIARVFKALGDPTRVKLYSLIGGSAPGEMCACDLTEPVGLSQPTVSHHMKLLVDAGLVTREQRGRWAYYRTTPGPLTAAAQALTGT, from the coding sequence ATGACCATCGGCACCGCACCCGAGCTTCTCGCCGACGCGCTCAGTGGATGCTGCAACCCGGCCCAGCAGCCGCTGACCGACGAGCACGCCGAACTGATCGCGCGGGTGTTCAAGGCGCTCGGTGACCCCACCCGCGTCAAGTTGTACTCTCTGATCGGCGGGTCCGCCCCGGGCGAGATGTGCGCCTGCGACCTCACCGAACCTGTGGGGCTCTCTCAGCCGACCGTCTCCCACCACATGAAGCTCCTCGTCGACGCCGGACTCGTCACCAGGGAGCAGCGGGGGCGCTGGGCCTACTACCGGACCACCCCGGGTCCCTTGACTGCCGCGGCGCAGGCGCTCACGGGAACCTGA
- a CDS encoding NAD(P)-binding domain-containing protein — MELPVVVIGAGPQGLAAGAHLLERGIEPAIFEAGRRAGAAVSEWGHVRLFSTWSELIDAASERLLAAAGWRRPDEGYPTGAAWVEDYLTPLADLLGDRVSLGARVVGVARNRRDLSVDAGRDEAPFVVHVRHTDGREERIEARAVIDASGTWTSPAPAGADGLPALGETAAATAGLVSAGIPDAGEAEALAGAHVVVVGAGHSAATAVIALAQVAKTQPAMRLSWVLRRGQVGQAFGGGDADELPERGALGLRAKQAVADGLVELVTGFRTERIDSDSGRAVLVSEDGRELAPADRVFVLTGFRPDLSFLSEVRLDLDVRLQAPSRLAVEVDPNVHSCGSVRATGAAELAHPEVGFFIVGAKSYGRAPTFLALTGFEQVRSVVASLAGDHEAAVRVELDLPDTGVCGGSGVFDAPAEVDATGCCAPQPQLVQLGAREPV; from the coding sequence ATGGAGCTACCAGTGGTGGTGATCGGTGCTGGTCCGCAGGGCCTGGCCGCGGGAGCTCACCTGCTCGAGCGCGGCATCGAGCCGGCGATTTTCGAGGCCGGGCGGCGTGCCGGTGCGGCTGTTTCTGAGTGGGGCCATGTGCGGTTGTTCTCGACGTGGAGCGAGCTGATCGACGCCGCCTCTGAGCGACTGCTGGCAGCTGCAGGATGGCGGCGTCCGGACGAGGGGTATCCCACCGGGGCGGCCTGGGTCGAGGACTACCTGACGCCGTTGGCCGACCTGCTCGGTGATCGGGTGTCACTCGGCGCACGGGTCGTGGGTGTGGCGCGGAACCGTCGCGACCTGTCGGTGGATGCAGGCCGCGACGAGGCTCCGTTCGTCGTCCACGTCCGGCACACCGACGGCCGGGAAGAACGAATCGAGGCCCGCGCAGTGATCGATGCCTCGGGCACCTGGACGAGCCCCGCCCCGGCAGGCGCAGATGGGCTCCCCGCGCTCGGTGAGACAGCGGCGGCCACGGCCGGACTGGTCTCCGCTGGCATTCCTGACGCTGGCGAGGCGGAGGCGTTGGCGGGTGCGCATGTGGTGGTCGTCGGCGCCGGACATTCGGCAGCGACGGCTGTCATCGCGCTCGCTCAGGTGGCGAAGACGCAGCCCGCGATGCGCCTCTCGTGGGTGCTGCGCCGCGGTCAGGTCGGTCAGGCCTTCGGTGGAGGTGACGCGGATGAGCTGCCTGAGCGTGGTGCGCTGGGCCTTCGGGCGAAGCAGGCCGTTGCCGATGGGCTGGTGGAGCTGGTGACCGGGTTCCGCACCGAACGTATCGACAGCGACTCGGGCCGGGCAGTGCTCGTCTCGGAAGACGGGCGCGAGCTGGCTCCGGCGGATCGGGTGTTCGTGCTCACCGGGTTCCGTCCCGACCTGTCGTTCCTGTCGGAGGTACGCCTGGACCTGGATGTGCGGTTGCAGGCTCCTTCACGGCTGGCGGTCGAGGTGGACCCGAACGTCCACTCCTGCGGCAGCGTGCGTGCCACCGGCGCTGCCGAGCTGGCACATCCGGAGGTGGGCTTCTTCATCGTGGGCGCGAAGTCGTATGGGCGGGCGCCGACGTTCCTCGCGCTGACGGGCTTCGAGCAGGTGCGTAGCGTCGTCGCGAGCCTGGCCGGTGACCATGAGGCCGCCGTGCGGGTGGAGCTCGACCTGCCGGACACCGGGGTGTGCGGAGGTAGCGGGGTGTTCGATGCTCCGGCAGAAGTGGACGCCACCGGGTGCTGTGCGCCGCAGCCGCAGCTGGTGCAGCTCGGTGCCCGGGAGCCGGTATGA
- a CDS encoding ABC transporter permease, producing MRALLTMTAVDLRRRLRDKSVLIFSLAVPLALMTVLNLLLGGVNEGEFEPVDLAVSAESDDELAGVLVDALADTGIVDVTVIDSEDPRAEVQAGSADLGMVVPEGFTAALTSGEEAPVRFVIGDGAGLSGQVLVTVAQGVVEQFRGASVAAVAAGTAGLDPEHAGVLAEQVLAAQAQVQLEQGEASSEQLSTGGMLIAGQAGLFLMFTVGFGVLGLITEREEGTLVRLRSMPVRMSTIVAAKALTAFVLGLVATSVLLTVGSLLFGVDFGSVPAVGALVLAAVLAATSLTFVVVRLARTAEQANVVQSIIALVLGMSGGAFFPITAQGVLGTIVDLNPIAAFTRGLGITSGGGGLGEIGVPVAIMVGFAVVCLVASRLIPNRGVAQ from the coding sequence ATGCGCGCCCTGCTGACGATGACCGCGGTGGATCTGCGCCGCCGGCTGCGAGACAAATCGGTGCTGATCTTCTCCCTGGCGGTTCCGCTGGCGCTGATGACCGTGCTCAACCTGCTCCTCGGTGGGGTGAACGAGGGGGAGTTCGAGCCCGTGGACCTGGCGGTGTCCGCTGAGTCCGACGACGAGCTCGCCGGTGTGCTCGTCGATGCTCTGGCCGACACCGGCATCGTGGACGTGACCGTGATCGACAGCGAAGACCCGCGGGCGGAAGTTCAGGCCGGTTCGGCCGATCTGGGCATGGTGGTGCCCGAGGGGTTCACCGCTGCGCTCACTTCCGGTGAGGAGGCGCCGGTGCGGTTCGTGATCGGCGACGGCGCAGGGTTGTCCGGGCAGGTGCTCGTCACCGTGGCGCAGGGGGTGGTGGAGCAGTTCCGGGGTGCTTCGGTGGCCGCTGTGGCGGCCGGTACGGCCGGACTGGATCCCGAGCACGCCGGTGTGCTCGCCGAGCAGGTGCTTGCGGCGCAGGCTCAGGTGCAGCTGGAACAGGGTGAGGCATCCTCGGAGCAGCTGAGCACCGGTGGCATGCTGATCGCTGGTCAGGCGGGGCTGTTCCTGATGTTCACCGTCGGGTTCGGAGTGCTCGGGCTGATCACCGAGCGCGAGGAGGGCACGCTGGTGCGGCTGCGGTCGATGCCGGTGCGGATGTCGACGATCGTGGCGGCCAAGGCGCTGACCGCGTTCGTGCTGGGGCTGGTCGCCACCAGCGTGCTGCTGACGGTGGGGTCCCTGTTGTTCGGGGTCGACTTCGGCTCGGTACCGGCAGTGGGGGCGCTGGTACTCGCTGCGGTGCTGGCCGCGACGTCGCTGACGTTCGTGGTGGTCCGGCTGGCGCGCACCGCCGAACAGGCGAATGTGGTGCAGTCGATCATCGCGCTGGTGCTCGGGATGTCCGGAGGGGCGTTCTTCCCGATCACCGCGCAGGGGGTGCTCGGCACCATCGTGGACCTGAATCCGATCGCCGCCTTCACCCGAGGGCTGGGGATCACCTCCGGCGGCGGTGGACTGGGCGAGATCGGGGTGCCGGTGGCGATCATGGTGGGCTTCGCTGTGGTGTGCCTGGTGGCCTCGCGGCTGATCCCGAATCGCGGGGTGGCGCAGTGA
- a CDS encoding flavin-containing monooxygenase, whose product MKRARLVIVGGGQSGLAAARAGRDRGWEPIVLEAGPEPIGSWPDYYDSLRLFSPRQFSSFPGYDFPGPADSYPARDEVVDYVRGYASWLGVDIRTRSRVTNVTSDRAGGFTAHLADGAAVSGDVLIAASGSFGNPYIPPVAGGEEFGGQVLPVAEYRSPESFAGKRVVVVGAGNSAVQVGHELAQVAEVSLAVRDRVRLVSQLVAGRDLHWWLRLTRADLLPPWALDRFVTGTPVIDAGRYQQALHCGQLDQRRMFTAFTRDGVVWPDGTPERVDAVIFATGYRPHLPYLGSLGALDTDGAPRHRHGISTSAPGLGFLGLEFQRTFSSNTLRGVHRDAGFVVGALAHQRRKVAVG is encoded by the coding sequence ATGAAACGGGCGCGTCTGGTGATAGTTGGCGGCGGCCAGTCCGGCCTCGCCGCCGCCCGGGCGGGCCGTGATCGCGGCTGGGAGCCGATCGTGCTGGAGGCTGGGCCGGAGCCGATCGGGTCCTGGCCCGACTACTACGACAGCCTCCGTCTATTCTCCCCACGCCAGTTCAGCAGCTTTCCTGGCTACGACTTCCCAGGTCCCGCAGACAGCTATCCCGCGCGGGATGAGGTGGTGGACTACGTGCGCGGGTATGCCTCCTGGCTCGGCGTTGACATCCGGACCAGGTCCCGCGTCACCAACGTCACCTCGGACCGTGCTGGGGGCTTCACGGCGCACCTGGCCGACGGAGCCGCCGTCTCCGGCGATGTGCTGATCGCCGCGAGCGGATCGTTTGGCAACCCTTATATTCCGCCGGTCGCCGGCGGTGAGGAGTTCGGCGGCCAGGTGTTGCCTGTGGCCGAGTACCGGTCGCCGGAGTCGTTCGCCGGGAAGCGGGTGGTGGTGGTTGGCGCGGGGAACTCCGCGGTCCAGGTCGGCCACGAGCTCGCCCAGGTAGCCGAGGTCTCGCTGGCGGTGCGGGATCGGGTGCGGCTGGTCTCCCAGCTGGTCGCGGGGCGCGATCTGCACTGGTGGTTGCGGCTGACCCGGGCCGATCTGCTGCCGCCGTGGGCGCTCGACCGGTTCGTGACCGGTACACCGGTGATCGACGCCGGCCGCTATCAGCAGGCTCTGCACTGCGGGCAGCTGGATCAGCGGCGGATGTTCACCGCATTCACCCGCGACGGTGTGGTCTGGCCCGACGGCACCCCGGAGCGGGTCGATGCGGTGATCTTCGCGACCGGGTATCGCCCCCATCTGCCCTACCTCGGTTCGCTCGGCGCACTCGATACCGACGGCGCACCGCGGCACCGGCACGGCATCTCGACGTCTGCGCCCGGGCTGGGGTTCCTCGGGTTGGAGTTCCAGCGGACGTTCTCCTCGAACACGTTGCGCGGCGTGCACCGCGACGCCGGCTTCGTGGTCGGCGCACTCGCTCATCAGCGGCGAAAGGTGGCCGTTGGCTAG
- a CDS encoding RpiB/LacA/LacB family sugar-phosphate isomerase, producing the protein MRIGIGSDASGSELKSLVITHLREQGHDVVDYGFTPETGGEAEYSATYAREVAHAIRDETVERGVLICGTGIGISISANKVRGIRAAVCSEPFTARHTRENNGSQIIAFGAFVVGPEMATSIVDAFLGATFKGESDPEFVGRFNKIAAIENEELAASEAAAS; encoded by the coding sequence ATGCGAATCGGTATCGGGAGCGACGCCTCCGGCAGCGAGCTCAAGTCTCTGGTCATCACCCATCTGCGCGAGCAGGGACACGACGTCGTGGACTACGGCTTCACGCCGGAGACCGGCGGGGAGGCCGAGTACTCCGCCACCTACGCCCGGGAAGTCGCCCACGCGATCCGCGACGAGACAGTGGAGCGTGGTGTCCTGATCTGCGGAACCGGGATCGGCATCTCGATCTCAGCGAACAAGGTGCGCGGTATCCGCGCCGCGGTCTGCTCTGAGCCGTTCACCGCCCGGCACACTCGGGAGAACAACGGCTCCCAGATCATCGCCTTCGGCGCCTTCGTGGTGGGCCCGGAGATGGCCACCAGCATCGTGGATGCCTTCCTCGGCGCCACGTTCAAGGGGGAGAGCGACCCGGAGTTCGTCGGCCGGTTCAACAAGATCGCTGCCATCGAGAACGAGGAGCTGGCCGCCTCCGAGGCAGCGGCGAGCTAG
- a CDS encoding TetR/AcrR family transcriptional regulator gives MSSSARDGVVTAVIAIVAESGFEGLSVRAVAARAGVSVGAVQHHFPTKAEMLTAAMASIATGAAERYGELEKIEDPAERLSALVDRLLPADAQNVVARIWLALAARATVDDAAAAAYADLWGRMRAGLRLLLPAAGGRADTAEQDATELLALLDGLAVSIVAEDGRIDPARARRIAHRRVAELIGPR, from the coding sequence ATGAGTTCGAGCGCGCGGGACGGCGTGGTGACTGCAGTGATCGCGATCGTGGCGGAGTCCGGATTCGAGGGGCTGAGCGTGCGTGCCGTCGCCGCCCGCGCCGGGGTATCGGTGGGCGCAGTGCAGCACCACTTCCCGACCAAGGCCGAGATGCTCACCGCCGCGATGGCCTCGATCGCCACCGGCGCCGCGGAGCGGTACGGCGAGCTGGAGAAGATCGAGGACCCGGCCGAGCGCTTGTCCGCCCTCGTGGACCGGCTCCTACCCGCGGACGCCCAGAATGTGGTGGCGAGGATCTGGTTGGCCCTCGCTGCCCGCGCCACCGTGGACGACGCCGCCGCGGCGGCCTATGCCGACCTGTGGGGCCGGATGCGCGCGGGCCTGCGGCTACTGCTGCCGGCCGCCGGCGGGCGCGCTGACACCGCGGAGCAGGACGCTACCGAGCTGCTCGCTCTACTGGACGGGCTGGCGGTGAGCATCGTCGCCGAGGATGGCCGGATCGACCCCGCACGCGCCCGCCGGATCGCGCACCGTCGGGTGGCGGAACTGATCGGTCCGCGCTGA
- a CDS encoding HNH endonuclease signature motif containing protein — MTLTTDTQIPVTAGQVCERLAGVREELSVLARASFGSFTEADAGVVVAGVEQVTRAVEALQTQCAGGIDSGQAWSRGGYQSFAAWWSLHTHRRRSTSHATRMLARDLRERLPLTAQALTEGQLGLEHARVLARFTKSEGQRAQLEDEAMGEGFLVAAAGRMNAEDFTGVVKTWALRTDPGAGDRNWREQGATRELFVSQVLDGTDIRGWLGTEEGAVINTALDAVIGTPAAGDERTPAQRRADALVHLCRTFLDAGTLQPGARIRPHLAITIDYTTLERLLGATGPTCTPRDAFGQPTLSDANASGGGVVIPAGLDYDLLRGTAPATFADGTPIPHGQLTKLVCDGEFHRVIFGPEGEILDSGRTQRLFTPAQTRAVIARDRHCQYPSCTAPPGQGEIHHSIWWYHQGHTSTENAILLCWYHHTLVHQHHLSITAHPAHSPDQPRWWTFTDPHGQEITTIPPPTATHTPPPPTPPQRQ; from the coding sequence ATGACGTTGACCACGGATACGCAGATCCCGGTCACGGCGGGGCAGGTGTGTGAGCGCCTGGCGGGGGTGCGGGAGGAGTTGTCGGTGTTGGCGCGGGCCTCGTTCGGTTCCTTCACCGAGGCTGATGCCGGGGTCGTGGTCGCCGGGGTGGAGCAGGTCACCCGCGCGGTGGAAGCGCTGCAGACCCAGTGCGCAGGGGGTATCGATTCCGGGCAGGCGTGGTCCAGGGGCGGGTATCAGTCCTTCGCCGCCTGGTGGAGCCTGCACACCCACCGGCGCCGGTCGACCTCGCACGCGACGCGGATGCTGGCCCGCGACCTACGCGAGCGCCTCCCCTTGACCGCCCAAGCCTTGACTGAGGGGCAGTTAGGACTCGAGCACGCCCGGGTACTGGCCCGGTTCACCAAGAGCGAGGGCCAACGGGCCCAGCTCGAGGACGAGGCCATGGGTGAGGGATTCCTCGTCGCTGCGGCCGGGCGGATGAACGCCGAGGACTTTACCGGGGTGGTCAAGACCTGGGCGCTGCGCACCGACCCCGGTGCCGGGGACCGGAACTGGCGCGAGCAGGGCGCGACGCGGGAGCTGTTCGTCTCCCAGGTGCTGGACGGGACCGATATTCGTGGCTGGCTCGGCACCGAAGAAGGAGCCGTGATCAACACCGCCCTGGACGCCGTGATCGGTACCCCGGCTGCCGGGGATGAACGCACCCCCGCTCAACGCCGCGCGGATGCCTTGGTGCACCTGTGCCGGACCTTCCTCGATGCCGGCACCCTGCAACCCGGAGCCCGGATCCGACCCCACCTAGCGATCACCATCGACTACACCACCCTCGAACGCCTCCTCGGCGCCACCGGACCCACCTGCACCCCCCGAGACGCCTTCGGCCAACCCACCCTCAGTGATGCCAATGCCAGCGGTGGTGGGGTGGTGATCCCGGCCGGACTGGACTACGACCTCCTGCGCGGGACGGCACCGGCCACGTTTGCTGATGGCACCCCGATCCCGCACGGGCAACTGACCAAGCTGGTCTGCGATGGAGAGTTCCACCGGGTCATCTTCGGTCCCGAGGGCGAGATCCTGGACTCCGGACGCACCCAACGCTTATTCACCCCCGCCCAGACCCGGGCCGTGATCGCCCGGGACCGGCACTGCCAATACCCCTCCTGCACCGCACCCCCGGGACAAGGGGAGATCCACCACAGCATCTGGTGGTACCACCAAGGACACACCAGCACCGAGAACGCGATCCTGCTGTGCTGGTACCACCACACCCTCGTCCACCAACACCACCTCAGCATCACCGCCCACCCCGCCCACAGCCCCGACCAGCCCCGATGGTGGACCTTCACCGACCCCCACGGCCAAGAGATCACCACCATCCCACCCCCAACAGCCACCCACACCCCACCCCCACCCACACCACCACAACGCCAATAA
- a CDS encoding NAD-dependent epimerase/dehydratase family protein — MPRVLFVGGTGQISAACVPVALARGWDVTVLNRGESSVRSLPGGVRSVHADVRDPAAVRAALGDASFDSVADFISFTPEHAATAVDLFAGRTGQYLYISSASAYQTPPARLPVTEETPLENPYWQYSRDKAASEELLLRAHEESDFPVTVVRPSATYDRTRIPTLGRWTDVERLRRGAPVVVLGDGTTRWTVTRAKDFAIGFVGLFGRAEALGEAFHITSDLAPTWNAIYTTLADLLGVTPELAHVPAEAIAAVDERVGASALGDKANDFVLDNSKIRALVPEFAPTATLEEGFGESLDWYLADEARQGGDPHLDAIFDEVLRRV, encoded by the coding sequence ATGCCCCGTGTGCTGTTCGTCGGAGGTACCGGTCAGATCAGCGCGGCCTGTGTGCCGGTAGCGCTGGCCCGCGGCTGGGACGTGACCGTGCTGAACCGCGGTGAGTCCAGTGTGCGCAGCCTGCCCGGCGGCGTGCGCAGCGTGCATGCCGATGTCCGCGACCCGGCCGCAGTACGTGCTGCGCTCGGGGATGCGAGCTTCGACTCGGTCGCCGACTTCATCTCCTTCACCCCTGAACATGCGGCCACTGCAGTCGACCTGTTCGCTGGGCGCACCGGCCAGTACCTGTACATCAGCTCTGCCTCCGCCTACCAGACCCCGCCGGCACGGCTTCCGGTCACCGAGGAGACTCCGCTGGAGAACCCGTACTGGCAGTACTCCCGGGACAAGGCGGCCAGCGAAGAACTGCTCCTGCGGGCCCACGAGGAGTCGGACTTCCCGGTCACGGTGGTGCGGCCCTCGGCTACCTATGACCGCACTCGGATTCCCACGCTTGGGCGCTGGACCGACGTGGAGCGGCTGCGCCGTGGTGCCCCGGTGGTGGTGCTCGGCGATGGCACTACCCGGTGGACGGTGACCCGGGCGAAGGACTTCGCGATCGGCTTCGTGGGGCTGTTCGGCCGGGCCGAGGCGCTCGGCGAGGCATTTCACATCACCTCCGATCTGGCGCCCACCTGGAACGCGATCTACACCACCCTTGCCGATCTGCTCGGGGTGACGCCAGAGCTCGCGCACGTACCCGCGGAGGCGATCGCCGCCGTCGACGAACGCGTGGGCGCTTCCGCGCTGGGGGACAAGGCCAACGACTTCGTCCTGGACAACAGCAAGATCCGCGCCCTGGTGCCCGAGTTCGCGCCCACCGCGACGCTCGAGGAGGGTTTCGGCGAGAGCCTGGACTGGTACCTGGCCGACGAGGCCCGGCAGGGCGGTGACCCGCACCTGGATGCGATCTTCGACGAGGTGCTCCGGCGCGTCTAG
- a CDS encoding NUDIX hydrolase, producing the protein MSHPARGDLLAVADRARNGTFEALAGPHSYDAAAATGFRQAAVLALFTPTAQRTGAGPLAVDQSVTVGTESVTAAGQPAAAIDADDGAARRERASAPSEALLDTDVFLVQRSPLLRHHPGQIALPGGSIDPGDDGPVAAALRETEEETGISADQVEVLGELPPVLVPVSSFVVTPVLAWAPSVRAGRVLDTAEVLHTLRAPVDELLDPAARATVWIGGHGSSGFRVPTGWVWGFTGNLLDHLFTALGWTRDWDSSVRHTMSWDEARGAQLLGHVPSPD; encoded by the coding sequence GTGTCGCACCCTGCTCGTGGAGACCTGCTCGCCGTGGCCGACCGGGCCCGCAACGGCACCTTCGAAGCTCTCGCCGGCCCGCACTCCTATGACGCGGCCGCTGCCACCGGTTTCCGGCAAGCTGCTGTGCTCGCCCTGTTCACGCCGACGGCGCAGCGCACCGGCGCAGGTCCCCTCGCCGTTGATCAGTCGGTCACCGTGGGTACCGAGTCGGTCACCGCAGCAGGTCAGCCCGCCGCTGCGATCGATGCCGACGACGGCGCAGCCCGGCGGGAGCGGGCATCGGCACCGTCCGAAGCGCTTCTGGATACCGACGTGTTCCTGGTGCAGCGGTCCCCGCTGCTGCGCCACCACCCCGGGCAGATCGCGCTCCCGGGCGGGTCGATCGACCCCGGCGACGACGGACCGGTGGCAGCGGCCCTGCGAGAGACCGAGGAGGAGACCGGCATCAGTGCCGACCAGGTGGAGGTGCTCGGCGAGCTCCCGCCGGTGCTGGTACCGGTGAGCTCGTTCGTCGTCACACCGGTGCTGGCCTGGGCCCCCTCGGTGCGGGCGGGGCGGGTGCTGGATACCGCGGAGGTGCTGCACACGCTGCGCGCGCCGGTCGATGAGCTGCTCGATCCGGCCGCGCGTGCCACGGTGTGGATCGGCGGTCACGGTTCCAGCGGATTCCGGGTGCCGACCGGCTGGGTGTGGGGCTTCACCGGTAACCTGCTGGACCACCTGTTCACCGCGCTCGGCTGGACCCGGGACTGGGACAGCTCGGTGCGGCACACGATGAGCTGGGACGAGGCGCGCGGCGCACAGCTGCTCGGCCACGTACCCTCCCCGGACTGA